One Osmerus mordax isolate fOsmMor3 chromosome 25, fOsmMor3.pri, whole genome shotgun sequence DNA window includes the following coding sequences:
- the LOC136933732 gene encoding SLC35A4 upstream open reading frame protein-like yields the protein MSNDKNPLNKLRDLADLKDQLEDIQRRVEDEVQAGVPQGGSVLASPFLKGFLAGYIVARLRSSAVLGVAIGTCTGIFAAQNFEVPNIEQTLKDYASMLRGPK from the exons ATGTCGAACGACAAG AACCCCCTGAACAAGTTGAGGGATCTAGCGGATCTAAAGGACCAGCTGGAGGACATCCAGAGACGTGTGGAGGATGAGGTGCAGGCTGGGGTACCACAG GGGGGCAGTGTGCTGGCATCCCCCTTCCTGAAGGGCTTCCTGGCCGGCTACATTGTAGCCAGGCTACGTTCCTCTGCCGTCCTGGGCGTCGCCATAGGAACTTGCACCGGCATCTTCGCCGCCCAGAACTTTGAGGTGCCGAACATAGAGCAGACTCTGAAGGACTACGCCAGCATGCTGAGAGGACCCAAGTGA